A genomic region of Caenorhabditis elegans chromosome V contains the following coding sequences:
- the hsp-16.2 gene encoding SHSP domain-containing protein (Confirmed by transcript evidence): MRDMALMERQFAPVCRISPSESSEIVNNDQKFAINLNVSQFKPEDLKINLDGRTLSIQGEQELKTDHGYSKKSFSRVILLPEDVDVGAVASNLSEDGKLSIEAPKKEAVQGRSIPIQQAIVEEKSAE, encoded by the exons ATGAGAGATATGGCTCTGATGGAACGCCAATTTGCTCCAGTCTGCAGAATCTCTCCATCTGAGTCTTCTGAG ATTGTTAACAATGATCAAAAGTTTGCCATCAATCTCAACGTCTCACAGTTTAAACcagaagatttgaaaattaatttggatGGTCGTACGCTATCAATCCAAGGAGAACAAGAATTGAAGACTGATCatggatattcaaaaaaatcattttctcgtGTTATTCTTCTACCTGAAGATGTAGATGTTGGTGCAGTTGCTTCGAATCTTTCAGAAGATGGTAAACTTTCGATTGAAGCGCCAAAGAAAGAAGCGGTTCAAGGAAGATCAATTCCAATTCAACAGGCAATCGTCGAAGAGAAATCTgctgaataa
- the hsp-16.2 gene encoding Heat shock protein hsp-16.2 (Confirmed by transcript evidence): MSLYHYFRPAQRSVFGDLMRDMALMERQFAPVCRISPSESSEIVNNDQKFAINLNVSQFKPEDLKINLDGRTLSIQGEQELKTDHGYSKKSFSRVILLPEDVDVGAVASNLSEDGKLSIEAPKKEAVQGRSIPIQQAIVEEKSAE; this comes from the exons ATGTCACTTTACCACTATTTCCGTCCAGCTCAACGTTCCGTTTTTGGTGATCTTATGAGAGATATGGCTCTGATGGAACGCCAATTTGCTCCAGTCTGCAGAATCTCTCCATCTGAGTCTTCTGAG ATTGTTAACAATGATCAAAAGTTTGCCATCAATCTCAACGTCTCACAGTTTAAACcagaagatttgaaaattaatttggatGGTCGTACGCTATCAATCCAAGGAGAACAAGAATTGAAGACTGATCatggatattcaaaaaaatcattttctcgtGTTATTCTTCTACCTGAAGATGTAGATGTTGGTGCAGTTGCTTCGAATCTTTCAGAAGATGGTAAACTTTCGATTGAAGCGCCAAAGAAAGAAGCGGTTCAAGGAAGATCAATTCCAATTCAACAGGCAATCGTCGAAGAGAAATCTgctgaataa
- the hsp-16.41 gene encoding Heat shock protein Hsp-16.41 (Confirmed by transcript evidence), producing MLMLRSPYSDSNALDHFLDELTGSVQFPYWRNADHNSFNFSDNIGEIVNDESKFSVQLDVSHFKPENLKIKLDGRELKIEGIQETKSEHGYLKRSFSKMILLPEDADLPSVKSAISNEGKLQIEAPKKTNSSRSIPINFVAKH from the exons atgcTCATGCTCCGTTCTCCATATTCTGATTCAAATGCTCTTGATCATTTCTTGGACGAACTCACTGGATCTGTTCAATTTCCGTATTGGAGAAATGCTGATCACAactcattcaatttttccgataataTTGGGGAG attgtaaATGATGAATCCAAGTTTTCGGTTCAACTCGATGTCTCTCATTTCAAACCAGAAAATCTTAAGATTAAATTAGATGGAAGAGAGCTCAAAATTGAAGGGATTCAAGAAACAAAATCGGAACATGGATACTTGAAAcgctcattttcaaaaatgattcttCTACCAGAAGATGCTGATTTACCTTCTGTCAAATCTGCCATTTCGAATGAAGGAAAACTCCAAATTGAGGCTCCAAAGAAGACAAACTCATCACGTTCTATTCCGAtcaattttgttgcaaaacatTAA
- the srt-42 gene encoding Serpentine Receptor, class T (Confirmed by transcript evidence) — MEWLVAKGGDVNAIYNFNCNDKYPTPEMWTEMEGTPHPILGYIDLLYGVIIMILYIPCLVVMLQKENIRLSCFKIMFLLGFVDLCAIAVNSVTTGVLMIEGAVYCSHPKTIFIAGALGLGFWCSACLICLILVLNRVLDILFPTLVKKYFSGSRTTCVLLIPIAYGLYFTILTPPLLFTSRYQAWFFDPFIYQNKTLEYQNYPHTANNLFIVVATCALYGYFCAAISKQFRKRLESTNKKSHAQIFLQSTLICMANFIAAMVYVYMQFFPVADFVIVIGHMSWQLGHGCPAIIYLFMNTTIRSGVSKIFRFKKPINTRTTTTVSVVGHGHQHHHHSSSLQ, encoded by the exons atggaatggCTCGTTGCAAAAGGTGGAGATGTCAATGCaatctataattttaattgcaa tgACAAATACCCTACACCCGAAATGTGGACAGAAATGGAGGGCACTCCTCACCCGATTCTCGGTTATATCGACTTGCTCTACGGAGTTATAATAATGATTCTCTACATTCCATGTCTAGTTGTAATGCTCCAAAAGGAGAATATACGACtttcatgtttcaaaatcatgtttttaCTAGGATTCGTGGATTTGTGTGCTATTG CCGTCAACTCAGTAACCACTGGAGTTCTAATGATTGAGGGAGCCGTCTACTGCTCCCACccaaaaaccattttcattGCCGGAGCACTGGGCCTAGGATTCTGGTGCTCCGCTTGTTTGATCTGCCTGATCCTAGTGCTCAACCGGGTCCTGGATATCCTCTTCCCAACTTTGGtcaagaaatatttttctggatCAAGAACAACTTGTGTTCTACTAATCCCGATTGCTTATGGCCTTTACTTTACCATACTGACCCCACCATTGCTCTTCACATCGAGATACCAAGCATGGTTCTTTGATCCATTCATCTATCAAA ACAAGACACTTGAGTACCAAAACTATCCACATACCGCCAACAACCTGTTTATCGTGGTTGCCACGTGTGCTCTTTATGGATACTTTTGCGCTGCGATCTCTAAGCAATTCAGGAAAAGGCTGGAGTCAACTAACAAGAAATCTCATGCTCAG ATCTTCCTCCAATCCACCCTCATCTGCATGGCCAACTTCATTGCTGCAATGGTCTACGTCTACATGCAATTCTTCCCGGTCGCCGACTTCGTCATTGTCATCGGTCACATGTCCTGGCAGCTTGGACACGGATGCCCAGCGATCATCTACCTCTTCATGAACACCACCATTCGTAGCGGAGTCTCGAAAATCTTCAGATTCAAG AAGCCGATCAACACCAGAACCACTACAACGGTGTCTGTGGTTGGACATGGACACCAGCATCATCATCACTCCAGCTCTCTTCAGTAA
- the srt-42 gene encoding 7TM_GPCR_Srx domain-containing protein (Confirmed by transcript evidence) — MANFIAAMVYVYMQFFPVADFVIVIGHMSWQLGHGCPAIIYLFMNTTIRSGVSKIFRFKKPINTRTTTTVSVVGHGHQHHHHSSSLQ, encoded by the exons ATGGCCAACTTCATTGCTGCAATGGTCTACGTCTACATGCAATTCTTCCCGGTCGCCGACTTCGTCATTGTCATCGGTCACATGTCCTGGCAGCTTGGACACGGATGCCCAGCGATCATCTACCTCTTCATGAACACCACCATTCGTAGCGGAGTCTCGAAAATCTTCAGATTCAAG AAGCCGATCAACACCAGAACCACTACAACGGTGTCTGTGGTTGGACATGGACACCAGCATCATCATCACTCCAGCTCTCTTCAGTAA
- the Y46H3A.4 gene encoding Lipoprotein (Confirmed by transcript evidence): protein MSHHVVRAVWHAVYAASAWPCCAPARKVVAVAAAMIIADCVN, encoded by the coding sequence ATGAGCCATCATGTTGTGAGAGCTGTCTGGCATGCTGTGTATGCTGCCAGTGCCTGGCCTTGTTGTGCTCCTGCTCGGAAGGTGGTTGCTGTTGCTGCAGCGATGATCATTGCTGATTGTgttaattga
- the Y46H3A.4 gene encoding RadC domain-containing protein (Confirmed by transcript evidence), translating into MEIRCAPHNLIHSHLRRLLYANHNQITAIVMSHHVVRAVWHAVYAASAWPCCAPARKVVAVAAAMIIADCVN; encoded by the exons ATGGAAATACGGTGTGCACCACACAACCTTATCCACAGCCACCTCCGCCGGTTATTGT ATGCCAACCACAACCAGATCACTGCCATCGTCATGAGCCATCATGTTGTGAGAGCTGTCTGGCATGCTGTGTATGCTGCCAGTGCCTGGCCTTGTTGTGCTCCTGCTCGGAAGGTGGTTGCTGTTGCTGCAGCGATGATCATTGCTGATTGTgttaattga
- the Y46H3A.4 gene encoding Cysteine-rich transmembrane CYSTM domain-containing protein (Confirmed by transcript evidence) — MSAYYDPYGNTVCTTQPYPQPPPPVIVCQPQPDHCHRHEPSCCESCLACCVCCQCLALLCSCSEGGCCCCSDDHC, encoded by the exons ATGTCTGCCTACTACGATCCATATGGAAATACGGTGTGCACCACACAACCTTATCCACAGCCACCTCCGCCGGTTATTGT ATGCCAACCACAACCAGATCACTGCCATCGTCATGAGCCATCATGTTGTGAGAGCTGTCTGGCATGCTGTGTATGCTGCCAGTGCCTGGCCTTGTTGTGCTCCTGCTCGGAAGGTGGTTGCTGTTGCTGCAGCGATGATCATTGCTGA
- the Y46H3A.5 gene encoding Fungal lipase-type domain-containing protein (Confirmed by transcript evidence) yields MRNIVVPLIAATHSPNRSELTRSLGSCSQLNNKLDIINTYTTPCDKTKFTTCFAYSAYLKDRNAMVIVFRGTTSLSQFIDEGISFFFLPKVPFNVTKGVVDQYYLHAFYALWNQGMREDVQKFILEKRHVKLWFFGHSLGGGLASIASSYVAKTFKLHQSRTKLVTFGMPRIGDIDLAEAHDELVPDSWRIEHRKDPIPSLPPRTFPKDQNRGSFHHTTEIWYPDGMARGARFEIGTRPDTTVGRSVFPFNFDDHKTYFNVAIDDWWKNGCVA; encoded by the exons ATGAGGAACATCGTGGTGCCTCTAATTGCAGCCACACATTCTCCAAATCGTAGTGAG CTAACCCGCTCCTTGGGATCCTGCTCCCAGCTAAACAATAAATTGGATATAATCAATACTTATACAACTCCTTGcgacaaaacaaaattt ACCACCTGTTTTGCATACAGTGCTTATCTAAAAGACCGGAATGCGATGGTTATAGTGTTCCGTGGAACAACAAGTCTCTCCCAATTTATTGACGAGGGAATatcgttcttttttcttccaaagGTGCCCTTTAACGTGACAAAGGGGGTCGTTGATCAGTACTATCTACATGCATTCTATGCATTATGGAATCAAGGAATGAGGGAGGACGTTCAAAAGTTTATTCTTGAAAAGCGCCACGTGAAGCTCTGGTTTTTCGGACACTCACTTGGCGGTGGTCTCGCTTCGATTGCTTCATCCTACGTTGCGAAGACGTTCAAGCTGCATCAGAGTCGGACGAAATTAGTGACGTTTGGAATGCCACGTATCGGGGATATCGACCTGGCTGAGGCACACGATGAGCTTGTTCCGGATTCGTGGAGAATTGAGCATAGAAAGGATCCGATACCGTCACTTCCGCCAAGAACTTTCCCGAAAGATCAGAATAGAGGATCGTTTCATCATACAACGGAG atttggtACCCTGATGGCATGGCACGGGGAGCCCGGTTCGAAATTGGTACTCGACCAGATACGACTGTAGGCCGAAGTGTATTTCCGTTCAATTTCGACGATCATAAGACATATTTCAATGTGGCCATCGATGACTGGTGGAAAAATGGATGTGTTGCATAA
- the Y46H3A.5 gene encoding Fungal lipase-type domain-containing protein (Confirmed by transcript evidence), whose protein sequence is MLSLLPFYLFLLIQTLRAAPLDNCARVDSCSACVNSTDGFGNSCQWCIAEHSCASEKAAKSANCTVDDWTLDDYNCPTDVSHVKYDENFMRNIVVPLIAATHSPNRSELTRSLGSCSQLNNKLDIINTYTTPCDKTKFTTCFAYSAYLKDRNAMVIVFRGTTSLSQFIDEGISFFFLPKVPFNVTKGVVDQYYLHAFYALWNQGMREDVQKFILEKRHVKLWFFGHSLGGGLASIASSYVAKTFKLHQSRTKLVTFGMPRIGDIDLAEAHDELVPDSWRIEHRKDPIPSLPPRTFPKDQNRGSFHHTTEIWYPDGMARGARFEIGTRPDTTVGRSVFPFNFDDHKTYFNVAIDDWWKNGCVA, encoded by the exons atgttatcaCTATTACctttttatctatttttacTAATCCAAACTCTACGGGCGGCCCCTCTCGACAATTGTGCTCGAGTGGATTCTTGCTCGGCGTGCGTAAATTCCACTGATGGATTTGGGAATAGCTGTCAGTGGTGTATTGCGGAGCACTCGTGTGCTTCCGAAAAAGCTGCGAAATCTGCAAACTGCACTGTGGATGACTGGACGTTAGACGACTACAATTGCCCGACAGATGTGTCGCATGTTAA GTACGATGAGAATTTCATGAGGAACATCGTGGTGCCTCTAATTGCAGCCACACATTCTCCAAATCGTAGTGAG CTAACCCGCTCCTTGGGATCCTGCTCCCAGCTAAACAATAAATTGGATATAATCAATACTTATACAACTCCTTGcgacaaaacaaaattt ACCACCTGTTTTGCATACAGTGCTTATCTAAAAGACCGGAATGCGATGGTTATAGTGTTCCGTGGAACAACAAGTCTCTCCCAATTTATTGACGAGGGAATatcgttcttttttcttccaaagGTGCCCTTTAACGTGACAAAGGGGGTCGTTGATCAGTACTATCTACATGCATTCTATGCATTATGGAATCAAGGAATGAGGGAGGACGTTCAAAAGTTTATTCTTGAAAAGCGCCACGTGAAGCTCTGGTTTTTCGGACACTCACTTGGCGGTGGTCTCGCTTCGATTGCTTCATCCTACGTTGCGAAGACGTTCAAGCTGCATCAGAGTCGGACGAAATTAGTGACGTTTGGAATGCCACGTATCGGGGATATCGACCTGGCTGAGGCACACGATGAGCTTGTTCCGGATTCGTGGAGAATTGAGCATAGAAAGGATCCGATACCGTCACTTCCGCCAAGAACTTTCCCGAAAGATCAGAATAGAGGATCGTTTCATCATACAACGGAG atttggtACCCTGATGGCATGGCACGGGGAGCCCGGTTCGAAATTGGTACTCGACCAGATACGACTGTAGGCCGAAGTGTATTTCCGTTCAATTTCGACGATCATAAGACATATTTCAATGTGGCCATCGATGACTGGTGGAAAAATGGATGTGTTGCATAA
- the gly-7 gene encoding Polypeptide N-acetylgalactosaminyltransferase (Confirmed by transcript evidence): MSSIKSDSAAQQFDDLDDLTNKELPGGPDPNTIFRGSELGNYEPKEPEIPSNQPGEHGKPVPVTDEEGMAAGRAAEKEFGFNTYVSDMISMNRTIPDIRPEECKHWDYPEKLPTVSVVVVFHNEGWTPLLRTVHSVLLRSPPELIEQVVMVDDDSDKPHLKEKLDKYVTRFNGKVIVVRTEQREGLINARSIGAKHSTGEVVLFLDAHCEVNTNWLPPLLAPIKRNRKVMTVPVIDGIDSNSWEYRSVYGSPNAHHSGIFEWGLLYKETQITERETAHRKHNSQPFRSPTHAGGLFAINRLWFKELGYYDEGLQIWGGEQYELSFKIWQCGGGIVFVPCSHVGHVYRSHMPYSFGKFSGKPVISINMMRVVKTWMDDYSKYYLTREPQATNVNPGDISAQLALRDKLQCKSFKWYMENVAYDVLKSYPMLPPNDVWGEARNPATGKCLDRMGGIPGPMGATGCHGYGGNQLIRLNVQGQMAQGEWCLTANGIRIQANHCVKGTVNGFWSYDRKTKQIIHSQKRQCITVSESGSEVTLQTCTEDNERQKFVWKEFYQSS, from the exons ATGTCATCTATCAAATCGGACAGTGCCGCTCAACAATTTGATGATTTAGACGATCTCACAAATAAGGAGCTCCCCGGTGGTCCTGATCCTAATACAATCTTCCGTGGCTCAGAACTAGGAAACTACGAGCCAAAAGAGCCGGAAATCCCATCAAATCAGCCCGGAGAGCACGGAAAACCTGTGCCAGTAACCGATGAAGAAGGAATGGCGGCAGGAAGAGCAGCGGAGAAGGAGTTCGGCTTCAATACCTACGTCTCCGATATGATCTCGATGAATCGAACTATTCCGGATATCAGGCCGGAAGAGTGCAAGCATTGGGATTATCCAGAAAAGCTGCCGACTGTTTCAGTGGTTGTTGTGTTCCACAATGAGGGATGGACTCCGTTGCTCCGAACTGTGCATTCGGTGCTGCTCAGATCCCCGCCAGAGTTGATCGAGCAGGTTGTGATGGTTGACGATGATTCTGACAAGC cTCACCTCAAAGAGAAACTCGACAAATACGTGACTCGCTTCAACGGAAAAGTCATCGTAGTTCGCACAGAACAACGTGAAGGCCTCATCAACGCGCGATCCATCGGAGCCAAACACTCGACCGGTGAAGTCGTGCTCTTTCTGGATGCTCATTGTGAAGTCAACACCAACTGGCTCCCACCACTGTTGGCTCCGATCAAGCGTAATCGCAAGGTTATGACTGTTCCAGTTATTGATGGAATCGACTCAAACTCGTGGGAATATAGAAGTGTCTATGGAAGCCCGAATGCTCATCACAGTGGAATTTTCGAATGGGGACTTTTGTACAAGGAGACTCAAATCACTGAAAGAGAAACTGCTCACCGCAAGCATAACAGTCAGCCGTTCCGCTCGCCAACTCATGCTGGAGGCCTATTCGCTATCAATCGGCTCTGGTTCAAAGAACTCGGATATTATGACGAAGGGCTTCAAATCTGGGGTGGAGAGCAGTATGAGTTGAGCTTCAAGATCTGGCAGTGCGGCGGTGGAATTGTGTTCGTCCCATGCTCACATGTCGGTCATGTCTACAGAAGTCACATGCCCTACAGCTTTGGAAAGTTCTCTGGAAAACCTGTGATTTCTATT aacatgaTGCGCGTCGTCAAAACCTGGATGGACGACTATTCAAAATACTACCTAACACGTGAACCGCAGGCGACCAATGTCAATCCAGGCGATATCTCGGCTCAATTGGCTCTTCGCGACAAGCTCCAGTGCAAATCGTTCAAATGGTACATGGAAAACGTTGCCTATGACGTCCTGAAGAGCTATCCGATGCTCCCACCGAATGATGTTTGGGGAGAGGCCCGGAATCCGGCAACCGGAAAGTGTCTCGATAGAATGGGTGGAATTCCTGGACCAATGGGAGCGACCGGATGTCATGGATATGGTGGAAATCAGCTTATCAGATTGAATGTTCAAGGACAGATGGCTCAAGGAGAATGGTGTCTGACTGCGAATGGAATTCGAATTCAGGCGAATCACTGTGTCAAGGGGACGGTCAACGGATTTTGGTCTTATGACAGG aaaaccaaACAAATCATCCACAGCCAAAAGCGACAGTGTATAACAGTATCCGAATCGGGATCAGAAGTTACGTTGCAAACGTGCACAGAAGACAACGAACGACAGAAGTTTGTATGGAAAGAATTTTATCAATCCAGCTAA
- the gly-7 gene encoding putative N-acetylgalactosaminyltransferase 7 (Confirmed by transcript evidence), producing the protein MIIARKKLQLQRLWRQRGCRVATYICLGVLVLFGFVYNSKGNSMSSIKSDSAAQQFDDLDDLTNKELPGGPDPNTIFRGSELGNYEPKEPEIPSNQPGEHGKPVPVTDEEGMAAGRAAEKEFGFNTYVSDMISMNRTIPDIRPEECKHWDYPEKLPTVSVVVVFHNEGWTPLLRTVHSVLLRSPPELIEQVVMVDDDSDKPHLKEKLDKYVTRFNGKVIVVRTEQREGLINARSIGAKHSTGEVVLFLDAHCEVNTNWLPPLLAPIKRNRKVMTVPVIDGIDSNSWEYRSVYGSPNAHHSGIFEWGLLYKETQITERETAHRKHNSQPFRSPTHAGGLFAINRLWFKELGYYDEGLQIWGGEQYELSFKIWQCGGGIVFVPCSHVGHVYRSHMPYSFGKFSGKPVISINMMRVVKTWMDDYSKYYLTREPQATNVNPGDISAQLALRDKLQCKSFKWYMENVAYDVLKSYPMLPPNDVWGEARNPATGKCLDRMGGIPGPMGATGCHGYGGNQLIRLNVQGQMAQGEWCLTANGIRIQANHCVKGTVNGFWSYDRKTKQIIHSQKRQCITVSESGSEVTLQTCTEDNERQKFVWKEFYQSS; encoded by the exons ATGATAATCGCCCGGAAAAAGCTGCAACTACAGAGATTATGGAGGCAAAG aggATGCCGAGTGGCTACGTATATTTGCCTGGgagttttagttttatttgGATTTGTCTACAATAGCAAGGGAAAT aGCATGTCATCTATCAAATCGGACAGTGCCGCTCAACAATTTGATGATTTAGACGATCTCACAAATAAGGAGCTCCCCGGTGGTCCTGATCCTAATACAATCTTCCGTGGCTCAGAACTAGGAAACTACGAGCCAAAAGAGCCGGAAATCCCATCAAATCAGCCCGGAGAGCACGGAAAACCTGTGCCAGTAACCGATGAAGAAGGAATGGCGGCAGGAAGAGCAGCGGAGAAGGAGTTCGGCTTCAATACCTACGTCTCCGATATGATCTCGATGAATCGAACTATTCCGGATATCAGGCCGGAAGAGTGCAAGCATTGGGATTATCCAGAAAAGCTGCCGACTGTTTCAGTGGTTGTTGTGTTCCACAATGAGGGATGGACTCCGTTGCTCCGAACTGTGCATTCGGTGCTGCTCAGATCCCCGCCAGAGTTGATCGAGCAGGTTGTGATGGTTGACGATGATTCTGACAAGC cTCACCTCAAAGAGAAACTCGACAAATACGTGACTCGCTTCAACGGAAAAGTCATCGTAGTTCGCACAGAACAACGTGAAGGCCTCATCAACGCGCGATCCATCGGAGCCAAACACTCGACCGGTGAAGTCGTGCTCTTTCTGGATGCTCATTGTGAAGTCAACACCAACTGGCTCCCACCACTGTTGGCTCCGATCAAGCGTAATCGCAAGGTTATGACTGTTCCAGTTATTGATGGAATCGACTCAAACTCGTGGGAATATAGAAGTGTCTATGGAAGCCCGAATGCTCATCACAGTGGAATTTTCGAATGGGGACTTTTGTACAAGGAGACTCAAATCACTGAAAGAGAAACTGCTCACCGCAAGCATAACAGTCAGCCGTTCCGCTCGCCAACTCATGCTGGAGGCCTATTCGCTATCAATCGGCTCTGGTTCAAAGAACTCGGATATTATGACGAAGGGCTTCAAATCTGGGGTGGAGAGCAGTATGAGTTGAGCTTCAAGATCTGGCAGTGCGGCGGTGGAATTGTGTTCGTCCCATGCTCACATGTCGGTCATGTCTACAGAAGTCACATGCCCTACAGCTTTGGAAAGTTCTCTGGAAAACCTGTGATTTCTATT aacatgaTGCGCGTCGTCAAAACCTGGATGGACGACTATTCAAAATACTACCTAACACGTGAACCGCAGGCGACCAATGTCAATCCAGGCGATATCTCGGCTCAATTGGCTCTTCGCGACAAGCTCCAGTGCAAATCGTTCAAATGGTACATGGAAAACGTTGCCTATGACGTCCTGAAGAGCTATCCGATGCTCCCACCGAATGATGTTTGGGGAGAGGCCCGGAATCCGGCAACCGGAAAGTGTCTCGATAGAATGGGTGGAATTCCTGGACCAATGGGAGCGACCGGATGTCATGGATATGGTGGAAATCAGCTTATCAGATTGAATGTTCAAGGACAGATGGCTCAAGGAGAATGGTGTCTGACTGCGAATGGAATTCGAATTCAGGCGAATCACTGTGTCAAGGGGACGGTCAACGGATTTTGGTCTTATGACAGG aaaaccaaACAAATCATCCACAGCCAAAAGCGACAGTGTATAACAGTATCCGAATCGGGATCAGAAGTTACGTTGCAAACGTGCACAGAAGACAACGAACGACAGAAGTTTGTATGGAAAGAATTTTATCAATCCAGCTAA
- the gly-7 gene encoding Protein-UDP acetylgalactosaminyltransferase 7 (Confirmed by transcript evidence): MTVPVIDGIDSNSWEYRSVYGSPNAHHSGIFEWGLLYKETQITERETAHRKHNSQPFRSPTHAGGLFAINRLWFKELGYYDEGLQIWGGEQYELSFKIWQCGGGIVFVPCSHVGHVYRSHMPYSFGKFSGKPVISINMMRVVKTWMDDYSKYYLTREPQATNVNPGDISAQLALRDKLQCKSFKWYMENVAYDVLKSYPMLPPNDVWGEARNPATGKCLDRMGGIPGPMGATGCHGYGGNQLIRLNVQGQMAQGEWCLTANGIRIQANHCVKGTVNGFWSYDRKTKQIIHSQKRQCITVSESGSEVTLQTCTEDNERQKFVWKEFYQSS, encoded by the exons ATGACTGTTCCAGTTATTGATGGAATCGACTCAAACTCGTGGGAATATAGAAGTGTCTATGGAAGCCCGAATGCTCATCACAGTGGAATTTTCGAATGGGGACTTTTGTACAAGGAGACTCAAATCACTGAAAGAGAAACTGCTCACCGCAAGCATAACAGTCAGCCGTTCCGCTCGCCAACTCATGCTGGAGGCCTATTCGCTATCAATCGGCTCTGGTTCAAAGAACTCGGATATTATGACGAAGGGCTTCAAATCTGGGGTGGAGAGCAGTATGAGTTGAGCTTCAAGATCTGGCAGTGCGGCGGTGGAATTGTGTTCGTCCCATGCTCACATGTCGGTCATGTCTACAGAAGTCACATGCCCTACAGCTTTGGAAAGTTCTCTGGAAAACCTGTGATTTCTATT aacatgaTGCGCGTCGTCAAAACCTGGATGGACGACTATTCAAAATACTACCTAACACGTGAACCGCAGGCGACCAATGTCAATCCAGGCGATATCTCGGCTCAATTGGCTCTTCGCGACAAGCTCCAGTGCAAATCGTTCAAATGGTACATGGAAAACGTTGCCTATGACGTCCTGAAGAGCTATCCGATGCTCCCACCGAATGATGTTTGGGGAGAGGCCCGGAATCCGGCAACCGGAAAGTGTCTCGATAGAATGGGTGGAATTCCTGGACCAATGGGAGCGACCGGATGTCATGGATATGGTGGAAATCAGCTTATCAGATTGAATGTTCAAGGACAGATGGCTCAAGGAGAATGGTGTCTGACTGCGAATGGAATTCGAATTCAGGCGAATCACTGTGTCAAGGGGACGGTCAACGGATTTTGGTCTTATGACAGG aaaaccaaACAAATCATCCACAGCCAAAAGCGACAGTGTATAACAGTATCCGAATCGGGATCAGAAGTTACGTTGCAAACGTGCACAGAAGACAACGAACGACAGAAGTTTGTATGGAAAGAATTTTATCAATCCAGCTAA